Part of the Vanacampus margaritifer isolate UIUO_Vmar chromosome 12, RoL_Vmar_1.0, whole genome shotgun sequence genome, tgcATTTCTTATTCGCTCACAGATAACACACGTCAAAAAACGTGATGTCAACACAGCTATGGGATACGCTCTGTGATGTCAGTCAGTCGTGTCTCAGGTTCAAACCATGAATGATTGTGCAACAATGTTACTCCAGTGTGCGTGCAGGCACATCTTCTCGTTTAGATTCCAGCCAGTGCCTCGCACCATACATAGAGATGACCTCTGCCAAGTGGAGTCACTCCAACAAGTATTTGTTGATAATGAGAAATTCCGTTCTATTTAAAAGCGCGCCGGGCGGGCAGACGTGTCAGCAGCTCACGCTACGTTCTTGGGCTGGCTTTAGCTGAGTGCCTCAGGATTGATGTTTCTATTGGATGATCCCGCACAATAAAATTCACGCCAAGTGGAAATGTATCACAAAGGACAGAGTACAAGTACTCTGTCGGGTGGCAAAGATCACTTGGGCCCATAAACTACACTTCAGTTTAAATCGGACACTCTGAATAAGAAAAGTAAATTGTCGGTGgactcttaaaataataattaaaaaaatcgtgTTGCCATCTCCTAGCGGGCTTATTTATTGAAGGAGACTGCTAAATTTGATCAGAATGAATAattattaaactaaaaaaattaccaaaaagataaaaggtgtaaaattgttataaaaaaacacaccaaaatattAGACAGAAATACATACAGTAGGTATTCGACAAAAAACATGACACAGATTTGAGAAGTGTTACTGACCCCAACAAGATGGATGTGTGGTTACTTTGCTTGAAGTTTCTTTGAGTTTGTGAAACCCActtcaattgtgtgtgtgtgtgtggttttgtctttgctaaattgtggggcccatacacgcgtgtttttccaggtttaaccaacattgtggggaccaacattttggtggtccccacaagttcagacctctttttgagggtcaagccttggttttagagtttagctttgaattgggttatggttgaggttagggttagtgttggGAATGGGAGTAGGCAATCAtatttgatggttggggttagggcaaggggctaggaaatgcatcatgtcaatgagatgtccccacgatgatacaaagacaagtgcgtgcgtgcgtgtgtgcgtgagtgagtgAGACTTCATAAGTGTGAATAGTGTCGTGGACTGTTGGTATTTGGTGCTCCAGCGGCACTTGTCTATTTATGGCGCTGCTGGGCCCACTTTCATCCAGCATCCTCTTAGGCATCTTTGATCCCACTTAAGAACAGTTAAttgctagtgtgtgtgtgtgtgttaaattgaCATGAAAGGCATGTATGTAGAGCAGGTTTCTTCCGCATTGACATTTTTGGGAATATGTGAAAATGCTTTCAAAACTACAGACCGTACAGTGGTATCTTGACGTACAACAAGTGCCCCAATTTAGGagcttttaattaattaatttatttaacggGACAAAATGGGACAAGTAGAGGAGATATCAGTTTAGTCTGTGACTGAAGTGAATGGAGTGGGGTTGGACACTCACAGATGCCTGTTCAGCCATTTGTTCAATGTGAAAATTAGCCAAAGCGCTAATACAAAATGATAGCACTCACAAGGAGCATGGAAAAGATGTTAgttcactctatgactaaatgTAGTGGGAACAATAAAAGGAGAGCCATACTCACCAATGCACTTTCAGTCATTTATTCAAAGGGACAAGCagccaaaaatacaaatacaaaatgaaaacacttgcATGGAGCATATGTAGAATGTGGAGTCAGAGCGCCCAATATCACTGACTAAAGGCACTCATGAATTTTATGCAGTGAGTGACAATTGGCTTGATtgtccattaaaaataaaaaaaaaacaatttttttctctaagTTCTGGTCACAATTAAGCGCTGCACTAGttcacacactaaacaaaaatgtatgtgttaactcttttactgccaaagacgttaaatgacgttctgcaaaaacctatggaggagcgccaaagacgttaaaagacgtcctcccatttttttttttttttttttgaaacgggtgctgtgaaggcttgcggagctgtcctgaaagtttcaagcaggtctcgtgagcctaatgactatttttggcccctagagggcagcaatgactctcttttgacaagatcgggtgggcgtcagtagtataaaaggcaaggcggggcgagagcgtcgaggaggagatgagaattgaggagaaacaaaaaatggcgaccgatggtaagaagcagctcacgcttgatcggttttttcaaaaaggagaagcatcaaccagtgctaaagtgcacgtttatgacgacggtgatgatgatggtgacaaggaggttgacgccgaagctgcagcgttgacgcggcggcagcttcgatcacgtcctaaggcctcagaggctagcggtgctcgcgccggaaaacgtcgtgcacgaccgagcacttctgcacgcgaggacgttaaatcggatgatggtgacaacgaggttgatgccgaagttgcagcgtacacgcggcggcagcttcgaccacgttttaaggcctcagaggctagcggtgctagcgccggaaaacgtggtgcacgactgagcacttctccgcacgaggacgttgattcggacgacgacgaagagtatcctgagtccgatggatattcttcggaggagtgggtacaatctgaccacggagaaagtgattcggacagtcTTATCTGCAGAAGActgcgaaggtaagcacaaacttgctatgagatacttttccagcacgctgctagcacctcgtgtaacgttaatgtgcattcatagatcgcggatcgtgctcacagcgacgtcccactgcaaagacgacaaagagaggtataaaaaaaaagtgttttcaatacaccgcaacaacaaaagaaaacggtctttcgatattattgtaattgtatatatttctttcagctgcagctcagtgacactcctcagagtgagcaaaataaaggtccatcgaccagtggatcccagaaaaaaggtaaacatatatatatatatatatatatatatatatatatttttatatatatatatatatatatatatatatttttatatatatatatatatatatatttatttatatatatatatatatatatatatatatttatatatatatatatatatatatatatatatatatatatatatatatatatatatatatatatatatatatatatatattgcatcacactgatctaaaatgaatattatatgatattgaaatgtatatttgcagatcccaaaaattctggctggcatgaagcaggctggcccctttactgcggagccaggaccgagaggtgccgcagcagagctgaattcgacccggccagttgacttcctgcagctgtttatgacagacgaacttctgcagcacattgctgatcaaaCAAACTTATATGCATGTCAGtctatgcaaaaacgggctgaaagtctgccacactgcaggagtcatgcttggaagccagtgtctgtgtccgaactcaaaactttttttgcactgcaatttcttactgggtatataaacaagcccagtatagaaatgtattggactcaggaggagatagagacgacaccatttttcagtcgcgcgatgcctcgaaaccgcttccagctcatctggagtttcctgcacttcaacgacaacgagacacacagttcagacgacaaactatttaaaattcgtcctgtgttcaatcacgttgtaagcaagttcaaggaactgtttcaaccgggcaggaatatctgtattgatgagggaatgatgagtttccagggacgtctttcgttcaaggtgtacaacccccaaaagctgATCAAATATGGTATCAAAtcgtacattttgtgtgactcccaaaccgggtattgttttaatatgcaaccctatgttggtATTAGTTGTTTTCTCCCTgacacagtgttcaacttactggatcgtctgccaggaaatgggtacacattatttatggacaatttttataattcgattgctttgtgtgaacgtctcctggcagcacgtaccaatgtttgtggaacgctgaggaaaaacaggggttaacCCAGTGAGATCAcatgcctaaccaacactggccttggggtgggggggaaactggtaaggcacaacacgaatgttttgattgtggcatggcaggacaaacgtttgttgaggatggtgacaacgtttcatgaagatgaaatgcggacagcggaggtgtggcggaaggcacaaaaaaaaaagtgcctttccaaaaacccatttgtgttgtggactacaattccaagatgaatggagtggacaagatggatcaaaacatctcgtaccacccattcacacgtaaaactttgaagtggcacaaaaagtttgttgcatatatgttccaaatatgcatgttcaatgcatacatattgcacaaagcaaaaaatcctgggaagtgtcaacattttttggagttcatccagcaggtggtgagagggtggctgttgccacaagaccaggaggaagttgggatggaaggacatgaagccagacaaaacaccaggtcaccacataatgatcctgaaagcctacttgatggcaacatggccaaacacacgctgcaacacattcctgctactccccggaaaaaaaagccagcaagaaagtgtagggtctgcacacgaaagggcattcgcagtgaaacaaacctgtggtgcaaatcctgctgcatccccttgcacccaggggagtgtttcactgtataccacacaaaaagaaaaattgtgtagttcaaactccacacaattgtaaatagtcacacatgcacacctttgtaaatactttgtcaaattgttacgctgttctgtaaataaaatgttattttgcaaactaaaaacactttttcattgttggtggtggtgtattacagaagtaaagcactatttaggtgtttgtggcatcatttatggacaaaaagaagtgtagaattcactagagtgcatgaaataacattgtttcacaaaaagctctttttctccgttttttgtttcaaaacagagcatttcggtgaaacgaacctattttctattgttgattgctgaagaacggaataaggtagaaacaaacttttttttctgatgaaagatgagagtccaatctttcattaggtagtatgtgtttccatagtccaaacacaacattttctgtggaccttgaaagatcagtcaaaatgcttaaatcggctggcactggggacaacccgtttttgaaaacgtctggcagtcaaagagttaaaaaatacattaaaaatattagatAAGAATAATTATGCACAAGCATGAGAGAAAAGGTTAAAgttgcattgtgcagtttaaaaaggtaatattaaagcttcatcatgcatgctccacaaatgcccagatgagtacgaagggccctggctgttttactctgactgcaacTATCTGCTTTtgtcttccctttatagtagagtgtgtggACCCTCACACtacacagtttctttggggaggggagggggcagAGTTTTTCTTACTTCATTTGAAATCATCAACTTTAATATAATGCACGCACTCGCACCATAAaagagcctgacacagatgtggcagttacgctttgggccagaggtggtaatcgcgagtaaaaaagtgacaaactgcacaaagatcctttaaattaaaatgacatgaaaagtaaaaaaataaataaaaaatattagaaaaatattGCACTAcatcttaaataaaaaaacacaaaacaaaactgaaaagacTAATTTAATACagacaaattacatgaaaaatacaaaatatctaaaagtaataagaaaatacagaaaaaagcaTGGTGAAAAATGTTTGTGAAGAATAAATTATCACTGCTGGTTTAAACTTTACTGTTACTAACTCAAACAGCAATACCTACAGATATTTAAGTGTGGTTGCGCTACAATTTTGTCCAgagcattaatttaaaaaaataaaaatacacaaatattgggGAAAAGTCACAGACagtcacacacaaaatacaaagcATACAAACATATTAGAACATTGCAAATATACTCAACTTTAAATacagtttgtatttttgtcatatataacaaaaaagtatttggaaATGTgctagaaagaaaataaaagaaaaattataagCTTTTAAAACTGCTTACAATTTGTTTATAAATGCTGTTTCCACacatttatcttattttatcttAAATTCCTGTGTAAGTGACATACATGGGCAAATCCTGATattgttttgtaataaataacaaTAGACAATGTCCCAAAAAGATACCAGTATTTCTTCTAATACAGTGTGTTTAGTCACAAGAAGGTTTTAAACACTTTGCCTGTACTGTAATtacccccaaaacatttttgttagaaAATGTGTTGTTGGAGTGGATAGCAGTTCTCGTATTGGTTCTCCCTTTAACACCCTGGTTAATCAGCAACCTTGTTTCCAATCACTGGGATTAGATTTTATTTGAGAAAGCTGAATTCCAAGTGGTAAAAGCTTCCTACCATCGAGGAGACCGCATCAGCAAATAGTTCATTATTGACCAATTCACAGATTAATGAATACGCCACCTTGCTGGACAagtagaaataaacaaaacaacattgaaTAAGAAACTGTCAGTGAAGTGATGAGTTAACAATTGGATTTTCTGTAATGCAGTGCTATATCATCAAGTGACAAAATAACCGTAATCttccttgacttgacttgcacaatatactgtaaataaacaaaacatctCATACCAGCTGCAAAATCAGAAAATTTGCAGTTAATGCGGTGTTGTAATAAAACTGACTCATTAATGATAACATTTGCCTACCTTGCACAGTAGTAGCAAAGTCAGTCATTACAATGTTCTATTGTATTCTAAGTATAAAGTCTTTAAATTGGAGTGTGCACTGTTCAAATTGATGAAGGAGGCACGCTGTGCTGAAGCCATCATCGTCACTGTAATCACATCAAGGGGATGATCGTGAAAGTCATTTCAGCCTTCCAGTTCTACCACTTCCTGTCTATTCTTTGGGCCCACATGCTGCCGTTGACTCTGTGGTGGTGTTaatttaaaccattttttttcccaggttcAAGCTCACTTGCCAGCCCCCTGCTTCCATTTCTGTCCCCCTGTTGGCCGCTCTGGTCCCACAGGGTGGAGCTAAGTATGGGGTAAGCGAGCTGACAGGCGACGTTGCAACGAGACGAGGGGCCGCTCAGCAGCACAGGTAAGACAGCATAATATACGGTTCTTTAGAAAGAGCGTGACAGAGGCTTGAACTGCAAGCCTTATGACATGTACAGATCATATTAGCACACAGATTCATCAGTGGAATGTATTACCATCTGGTCTTTTAACTTTGGAATACCATAAACAATACAGGAAGGGGAAATATTTCTTGTATTATTAGCTGCTCAATGAATACACAAGGAACTTTGGGAAGCAATgctcaacatgtttttttaaaaaaaaaaaattttttttggttttacaaTTTTCTAACCTGTCACGGACCTAAACAGTAACTAAATcttatatttgtgtattttttaataat contains:
- the b3gnt2b gene encoding N-acetyllactosaminide beta-1,3-N-acetylglucosaminyltransferase 2 isoform X1 gives rise to the protein MRIEEKQKMATDGKKQLTLDRFFQKGEASTSAKVHVYDDGDDDGDKEVDAEAAALTRRQLRSRPKASEASGARAGKRRARPSTSAREDVKSDDGDNEVDAEVAAYTRRQLRPRFKASEASGASAGKRGARLSTSPHEDVDSDDDEEYPESDGYSSEEWVQSDHGESDSDSLICRRLRRSRIVLTATSHCKDDKESCSSVTLLRVSKIKVHRPVDPRKKIPKILAGMKQAGPFTAEPGPRGAAAELNSTRPVDFLQLFMTDELLQHIADQTNLYACQSMQKRAESLPHCRSHAWKPVSVSELKTFFALQFLTGYINKPSIEMYWTQEEIETTPFFSRAMPRNRFQLIWSFLHFNDNETHSSDDKLFKIRPVFNHVVSKFKELFQPGRNICIDEGMMSFQGRLSFKVYNPQKLIKYGIKSYILCDSQTGYCFNMQPYVGISCFLPDTVFNLLDRLPGNGYTLFMDNFYNSIALCERLLAARTNVCGTLRKNRG